The Saccharolobus shibatae B12 genomic interval TGACTAGTGAAAACTTAGTTAGCGGTGACCAAGGACCAGTCCATAGTGTTACTACTATTATCAATACTATGAAGGCTGATAATGCCTCAATAACGTCTCTTCTAGAGTATTTCTTACTATCCCCACCATTGGGTTGAACACTTCTTAAGCTCAATATTCTTTTAGGCCTCCAAACTCTTAGGAATAAAAGCAATATTACAAAAGATATTAAGGACCCCGTAATGTCAGGTAAATAAGGACCAACAAAACTCGCCACTGGGTATTGACCCAAGATGTAGGATAATGAGCCCAGTATGGCTATTGGCCACGCTTCCTTAATCCCCCTCCATCTATCAACTAGATATAATAATATCCAAGGTGGTAATAGAGCTAAAATAGCTACTACCTTTGCCACTGAAGATGATACGAACAGTAATGGTAATCCAGTAACTGATGCTAATATAATAATCGGTGTTCCTAATGCACCATAGGATACTGGTGCGTTATTAGCCAATGCAGAAACTTGAAGGGCTTTTAGGTCATCAAAACCTAGATATATTAGGAGTGGAGCTATAAATGCCCAAGGATATCCAAATCCTACTAATCCTTCAAATAACGCTCCTAAAGACCACGCCAGTACAATAGCTTGAACTCTAGCGTCATTGGTGGAGTTCCTTACTATCCAATCCCTAAATGCGTCAAATTTCCCAGTTAACACTAACGTATTATAGATTGTTAGCCCCCAGAAAACTATCCAAGATATTGCCCAAGTTCCTACTAATGCTCCTATGAGCCATGCATAGCTGATTTGCACTATGGGAGCTCCCCATACTAGCGTTGCGACTAAAATAGTTATTATCGAACCTATCAGCGTAGCTAACCACGCAGTTATTCTCAACCCAGCCAACAATACGAGTAGTACTATTATTGGCGTTAAGGATGCTAGAATAGTTAAACCTACATTACCAGTTGGGTTTAAGGGTTGTACATACATACTTCTCTAATTTGGAATATATCTCTAACTTTATAAGCTTACTTTTGATAAATGGTTGAAAATTCTCAAAAAATAATTACAAAATTTATTACACCTCGTCATCCCTTTATGGAAAGATTTAAAAAAGACTATAAAAGTTTACGAATAACGCTTAAATATTAACTTATTATACTTTAGGCTCTTAAGGACAAGGCTTTCGTAATAACAACATTGAAGGTAATTGTGAGTTTTAAACATATAAGTTGAGGGAGGAGGCTTTAAGAATGTATGCTAATGGCATGAGCATGAGGGCCATATCTAGAGTGCTTAATGTACCTTTGGGTACTGTATTTACTTGGATAAAGCGTTATGGCGGGCAGAAGTACAAGAAGCTTGTTGAATTGTGGAGTAGGGCTAAGGATTTGGTTAGGGGTAGTATTGTGAGTTAAGGTTGTTGACGAGATGTGGACGTACTTGTATAAGAATGCTAGGGCTTTCTTCAAGTCGGTCTTCACATGTTACGTGTACACGAAGATAGGAGCTTACCTAATTTACTCTGTGGATGATAGGGATGAGAATGCTTTTCGTGAGATTAAGGTTCACTTGCCCGACCACGGTAGATGGGTTAGTGACGATTACAACGTTTACTTCCGGTTAAAAAATCACACAGTAGCCTCATCGTTAACCCTAACGAGGCACTCCTCAATAAGGGATAGGCTTGTACGTTTCAAGAGGGCAACGAAGGCTGTAAATAGGAGCATAAACATGATGAAGTACTCCATAGCACTAGTCTTATGGGAGAGAAGGCTAATCCCAGAATTTGTAGCTTAATGACGACCCTATGAATAGCCTTTGTCCTCTATGGTTTCAAACTCAGGTCTATTATAGCAGTTGTTCTAATTTTCCTCGGCAATACAAAATTCCCGGTACTACCGATAAGGTTTTTAGTTTAGTGTTTAGTTAATTAAAAATATGAGGATAAACTCCTCAGATTAGTTGAGATATGTTTAGTTGATGCACTAGGTTTGATGAAAATCTTTAAGCTACGTTAAAGTAGAACAACTGCTATCTATTAGAAGCATAACTTATGCGGCCTTTAAAGTCTCAGAGAGTATAAAGTTTCTATCTTAAATTGATCAGCTTAATATCTATCTTAAAATGGGAATAACATAGTTTTTCAATAAACACTATTAGAGTTTTTAATTATTTTCACATTTACACCTATCCCAGCTCTTTAACGCTTGGTATTAAAGATGTTTATACTTAAACATTATTGCTGAAGGTATTATTACTAGGAGGGAAAGTAAGAACACTGAAGCTGGAGAAATATTTACCCAGATGATGAGAGCAATCAAAGGGGAGGATATTGCCAATAATGTAGATACGGAATCTATTAATGACATTGATAAATTAGCTGTCTTCATCTTAGAAAATAGGCTTACTTCTGGTACGTTATCCATAGCTATAAATAATGTCCCAACCCAGTTTACTATTATAAAGATCACGGGAGATTTTATAAAGTAAAGTAAAGCATACGTTATAGCGGCTAGAATTCTTGTCATTGCTAACGTTGTCACGTTACCTAATCTATCTGAAACGAACTTCGATGGAGGTGAGGCTAAACTTATGGCTATAGTCTCGGTACTAAGCATTATTCCCAACTCCAGTAGACTTCCCTTTATTATCTCTGTAAAATATAGTGGTATATACAAAAAACTTGTTCCAAAAATAAACCTGTTCACAGCTAACACCAAGGGTAAGATTAATTCACTTCTATCTTCTCTCATCAATTTAGAATACTCCTTAAATGGAATATGAGAAGTAATAGTTGTATGTTTTTCCTCAGTTAGTGATACAATAGACTTTATTACGAATAGGATTAGAATTACAATTATTATAAAGATAACTGCCACAACGAAATCAATTGTATAGCTCTCTTGGGCAATAAAACTTGCAAGTAAAGGTAATACTATAGAAAATAAAGGAGTTATTGTAAAATAGGTACTAAGTTCCTCTTTACTCATTCTCTTCCCAATTACAACTCTCATTAAGGGTACTCTTACATTAAAGCCTATATATGCTAAACTGACTGCAGCTAGAACTATAAGAAAATTATGTGAAAATATAAGGAAAAAGAATACCTATATCCGTTGCTATAAATGAGTATATTAATAAGTTAAAAGCATTGAAAAAATCAGCCAATATACCTAAGCTTAAAGTTAGAACACCTTGAACAATTGTTGAAACTAGGAAAATTAAAGAGATTTGGGATATTGTAAACCCTAAATGAATTCCCAGATATGGTTGTATAACAGTATCAAGCATTCTAAAAGCAATAGCTGTTGAGAAAGAAGATAACATATAGATTTTGGCTTCTCTACTTAGATGAAAAAATTTCTAACTTTAAACCAATTTTCTACACTTAATATTGTATACTTTATCTTATATTTAAGCTTTCCAATATATGAGTGTGGGCATAGTGTCGTCATTAGGATATAAATTTATTAATTACTGAAAATCTCTACAAACAGTAGGTGCAAAATAACGTTTTGTATGCCTTTTCTAATATAGATAATGTAAATAACTAAATGACGACATTATGGGATCCGTGAATCTTCCCCTAATCTCAAGAATTATACAATTAAACTACAATATGTTTGTTAACACTATAGATTTATTTTTGAAGATCGATTCTAAGTATACTGCAAAAGGCTATTTTTCAGCATTTTATAAGTTCAATAGATTGTTGGTATTTTTGCCTTGTCTTTAGCAAAGTCCACGAACTCATCTACGGCCATCCCTGCCATTTGTGAAGCTCCTCTATAATCTCCGGTTTCTATATAGTATTCCAATGCAATTCTTAGTTTTACTGGTTGTGATTTTATGAAGTCCCAGTCAGCATACTTTCTTCTAATCTCTCTAGCCTCTTTGAACCTCTCAATCCATTCCTTTAATGCTTCCTCATCTATCATACATTTAAATTAAATCATAGCCACTTAAATCTTTACTTGAAAACTTTTATCACTCAAGTTTGATTATTGAAAAGAAACGTCCAATGTTATATAACGACTTCCTTTAAGCTTATGAGAGTTTCGTACCACGAGAATATAGTCATCTGACTTTCACACAGCTACAAACGGCGATGGCGTTCAGTAATAAATCTTTCGATCAAATTCCGATCATAGTAGCAGCTAAGATTACCACGTGAGTTCTCTCCTGTGTAGTTGTGGCTTTTGACAAATTTTTATGCAAAATCGTGCAATCATTTCTATATTACCTTGTCAATATAAATTGTATCCTTCTTTATAGTTCAGTATAATATATAATTGTATAATATGAGATGTTGTAATTATAACAATTTCTCAATTTTTCTCACGCCGGATAACATCAAGTGTAGATCAATCAGTTGAGGAGTATAGGGTTGATATAGGCAAAGTGGAATTGTGTGAGAGTTGAAATCATAGGATATTGTAGATTTCGTAGAAGCTGAAGATGATGATGCATATTAGCTAACAAAAGTTATTCTCATAGGTATATGAGGAGTAACGCTAGATAAGGGTGATTAACTGCGGAAATAAAGCTATCCTCCATCCTACGGTTGCAACTCAGGTTTGTTAGATGCGAAGCATGTAATACTTCTTTTAAAACTTTTGTTTATAAGATTGCCTTACTAAAATATTTTATGGGAATTAAGTTACCCACATTGGAGGATTTAAGAGAGATTTCTAGGGGTCGGACTTTCATCGAAGTTTCATGAATTTATATTCAACCCCTCGCCCTCATACCCCTTGTCCGGCCCCCCGTACCTAGGTTAGGGAGCATACCTCCCAGCCACGATACGAGGGGCCTCATTGAACCCTTCCTCCCCCTCACATTGCTCCTCGGGTTCATCGTAGGGTTCTCTTCTACATGTAAAAAATGTATGGCAAAACTTAAAAACTTTTCTGCTAATAACAACATATGGAGCAGATAGTTTTCCACGGAGTAATATCCTCTGCAGGTAGCGACAAATACGGTGAGAAGAGGTACGCAATATACATACCAAAGAGCGTAAAGGAAAAGGCAGAAAAAATAGCTGGGAAGAAGGTGGTGGTAGTTGTTTTCTTACCAGACGACGAATAAGATAATTGGGTCGAAAGAAGCACTAGATAACTTCCAATTTGTGGCGATAAACGGGAAAGTCATATTCCATGATAAGGAGAGGATTACTAGGATTGCTAGGGCTTACTCACAAGTAGTCAAGAGTGCTATAAATCCACTACTCGAGGAGAAGAGTATTGAAGAACTTACAAAAGACCTCTACCCCATCATGCCAAACTATATCTACTTGGAGACTGCATTAAAACAAGCAAATACAATTGTTGAAGGATTGTTAGACAGGGAAGACGAGAAGGGAGAAATGGTTCATGCAAAGATAAAGGGATTCTGGTTCGCGAGTAGGGGGAACAAAAGCGATAGGGGAAATAGGAATGTGAAGTTCCACGTCATGGATGACCACGTCCTAATTAAGGTTAGGGATCCCTGGAGTAAGGAGTGGATTGTGGGCAGAGCTTATTTTGGAAAGGAGTACCTATCGTTGGTAAAAGAGTTGGAAGAGCTTTCAAACAAGAGGGAGGAGGGTTATGGTGTTATAATAACTTTCAAGCATTATCCCGTGATCCACATGCAAGTCCCTCTCTGGCTCTACTTGAAACATTTTTCATCTCCCAAACCGACCGGTTATGGTCTTTTTGCAGGTTTTGATTTGAATAGTGATAGGCTTAATGTAGTCGTAGTTGATAGGCAAGGTGAGATTATTACTTTCAAAACCTGGTGGTACACTGAAGTTGTTTCTCACGATTATCCTAAGGAGAGGGCTAAGGCTTTGAGGCTTAACGCTCTGTCTCAGTCACTAGAGTTCCTTGCAAAAATTGGTGTTGATTACGTAGTTTTTGAGGACTTATTCGTCATAAAGAGGAGGAAATTTACTAAGAGTAAGAAGGGTAATAGGAAGATTACAAAATTTGCTAAGAGACAATTGTTGATTCACGGTGTTATTAAGGCGTTAAGGTTAGGCTTTAACGTTATCCTAGTTAACCCTAAGGGTACTACTAACTCTGAGGAACACGAGAGGATAATGAAGGAGAGGGGTTTTGATAGGCATATGGCTTCAGCCTATTTAGTGGCGTTGAAGGGGCTCAAAACGTTAAATGATTGCAAATGACACAAATTTCACGGCTAACGGAAACTGTTGGCAACGGCAATTTAATTTAGATCTAGAGGATGAGGAGTTAAAATCCTTTTTGTCATTACTAAAACTGCAGTTGGAATCCTATGAGAGGTTAGACTCCTTACCAGATTATACTCCAAGAGTTAAATATCAGAGAACATTAGGTCGACCACCTATGAAAGAGGAGAATCCTTATGGTGCTTTAGTGTGGATAACTACGATAAAGGGTAAGGAAGAGGGTAAGTTAAAGGGAAAAAGGATTTGCATTAAGGACAATGTGATGATAGCGGGTATACCCATGCTTAACGGATCTAAAATGTTAGAAGGTTTTGTCCCCAATATGGACGCTACTGTAGTTTCAAGGATTCTGGATGAGGCTGGAGAAATCGTAGCTAAGACTACGTGTGAGGATCTATGCTTCTCAGGAGGTAGTCATACATCTTATCCTTGGCCAGTACTAAATCCGAGAAATCCAGAGTATATGGCTGGAGGATCATCAAGCGGTAGTGCTGTAGCAGTAGCTTCCGGCTATTGTGATATGGCTGTTGGAGGAGATCAAGGAGGCTCAATTAGAATCCCTAGTTCATGGGTTGGGATATACGGACTAAAACCGACTTACGGATTAGTTCCATATACTGGTGCTTTCTCTATCGAGCCCACATTGGATCACTTGGGACCTATGGCTAATACGGTAAAGGATATAGCATTACTTTTAGAGGTGATAGCGGGAAGAGATGGATTAGATCCAAGACAACCAGATAGTTTACCTCAACCCCCGGTTAAACCTTATTTAAACCTTATTGATGGCGAGGTAAAGGGTATGAAAGTAGGTATAGTTAAGGAAGGGTTTAATTGGCCGAACTCGGAAAAGGACGTTGATGATTTAGTATCAGATTCCGCTAAGAAGTTAGAGGATTACGGGATTAAGGTAGAAGAGGTCTCCATACCCCTACATAGGATGGGATTGGATATATGGACTCCCATTGGTATTGAGGGTGCTACAGCCACTATGATATTGGGAAGTGGACTAGGGTGGGGGAGAAAAGGACTCTTTGAGACCCAAATTGCCGATTTGTTTGGGAACTCCTTGAAATCTAGGGCCAGAGATCTTCCTAATACGGTAAAAGGCGTATTAATGCTAGGTTATTTCATGATAAGGGAATATAATAATAGGTATTACGCCAAGGCTAGAAATCTATCAATAATGTTAAAGGAAGCTTATGATGAAGCATTAAGGAAATATGATGCCCTCATAATGCCAACAACTCCTATGAAAGCCATGAGGTATAGGAGTGAACCAAGTTTTGATGAGTATTTCATGATGGCATTAGGAATGATAAGTAATACCGCTCCTTTTGACGTTACTGGACACCCTGCTATGAATGTACCTGTGGGGTATTCGAATGGTTTACCGGTTGGTTTAATGATAGTAGGAAGCTACTTTGAAGAGGACAAGATACTTAGAATAGCTAATGTGTTTGAAAGAATGAAAAAATAATTTTTTAAAAAAGATCAATTCGCGTTATGTCGTTTTAACTTCTTTATAAGTGAACCACCAATCAAAGGGCTGACCTAATCTCATTTTGGCATCTTTTATAGTTCTGGGTGCTGGATTAATGACCTTGTCTCCTATTAGTTCATTATTTGGCCAGTTCGCTGGTGTTACAACTCCGGCTTTATCAACTAATTGTAATGCTCTAATAGCTCTTAGAATTTCATCAATATTCCTTCCTATCTCCATTGGATAGTACAGTATTAATCTCACAATTCCCTTATCGTCAACTATGAATACTGCCCTAACTGTGGCTGTAGAGGATTCTGCGTGAATCATTCCTAACCTCTTAGCTACATTACCCATTGGATCCGCAATTATTGGAAATGGAACTTCAACCTTTAGGTTCTTCTCTATCCACATTACCCATTCAATATGGGAGATGTTACTGTCAACTGAAAGTCCTATTAGCTCTGTGTTCAGTTTCTTGAATTCCTCGTATTTCTTAGCAAATGAATAGAACTCTGTAGTGCATACTGGCGTAAAGTCACCAGGATGGCTGAATAATACGAACCATTTCCCCTTGAAGTCCTCTGGTAACTTTATCTTACCATGTGTAGTTACTACTTCCATTTCTGGGAATTTCTCTCCTATTAATGGAATTCTTCCTTCACTCATTTTCTCATCTATATATAACTTAGAATAGCTCCTATTTAAAATTAACTCATTCTCATTAAAATGTAACTTTTAAATTAAAGTCGTTCTAAATTTCCTATACTAGCTGTAGAGATGGATGTGGTATGGAGAAGGTAGTACTATTATGGTAAAATTAAGGTATCGAGTGTAAGATCTATTTTGAGATGCTTTCGTCATGGATATACTAATATCCAACAACTCATGTGAAATGGACAAATCATACATTAACTTTATATGTTATAAAAGAGGAAAATTGTATATATGAAAGTTGCAATACCAGTTACAAATGGGTATGTTTCTGGACCAGGTGAAGGATTAGTTGTTCAAATTTATGAAATAAATGGGAACGAATACAAAATAATAGAAGAATATGAGAATCCCGCATTAAATGCTACTGCAGCCAGAGGTGTGCATATGTTAAAATCCGCCGTTGATAAAGGTGTTAACGCAGTTGTTGTAGCGGAAATGGGTCCTCCAGGGTTTAGGTTTTTGCAGAGGTATAATGTGAAGGCATATCTTGGAATGGGTCTTGATGCTAAGACTGCCTTGGAGAAGCTAATTAAAAACGAATTACCTGAAATTAAGCAACCAACACATGGGGAACGTCACGGGGAACATCACCACTAGAGTTGTCTACTCTCTTCTATGTTGGTGAAGTATATCCTTCTTATCATAATGATATCTATTATAGTTATTATGAGAGTCCATAATACAGAAGATAAAATGAGAGCGTCAACAGATACTCTTTCTTGTGCATTCTGAAAGTTTATTGGTGGTATATTCCCAGTATATCCATAATATAATAGAAGCATCATCGACAAGTACGGAGATGTGTAGTCCAAAATGTTTGGATATTCTGAAAATGTGAATAGAGAATAGAAGATAAAGCCTAATATTAGAGGTATGAAGCTAATTAAATTTTGCATTCTCATTCCCTTAAATTTAATTGTTATTATTGCCAAAAACGTTGAGAATGATATAAAGAATAAGCTTCCCAAGATCAATATTGGAATTAAAGTGGGAATTTCTGAAGGATATGTAATTATCCCTGTCCCGTTGTTTGAAAACATAAATGGGATTACAGCGGTCATTAGAAGTTCTATTATTAATCCAACTACTAAAAATCCCAGATAAATAGAAAGTACATACGTACTCGCCTTTAATTTGCTGTATCTTAGTAAATATGGTAGAGTTCCAGTTTGATAAAAAAGTATAAACGCTATTGATACAGCTAGTGCACTTAGCGATAGTATTACCAAATCGGAATACCACACTGCAACGTAGTTTTGATATATTATTTTTTCGTTAGTAAATGGTATCTCTTTTAAAAATCCAGGTGCCATAATGTAAGCTCCTATTATTCCCCAGAATACTATATAAAGTATTCCCCAGCCTATTAGATTAGGATTTAGAAGGGTTCGTTTTACGATGTAGGTAAAGAGTCTTTTCATGGTTAATAATGAGTAAAAAGATACTATAAG includes:
- a CDS encoding L-lactate permease — protein: MYVQPLNPTGNVGLTILASLTPIIVLLVLLAGLRITAWLATLIGSIITILVATLVWGAPIVQISYAWLIGALVGTWAISWIVFWGLTIYNTLVLTGKFDAFRDWIVRNSTNDARVQAIVLAWSLGALFEGLVGFGYPWAFIAPLLIYLGFDDLKALQVSALANNAPVSYGALGTPIIILASVTGLPLLFVSSSVAKVVAILALLPPWILLYLVDRWRGIKEAWPIAILGSLSYILGQYPVASFVGPYLPDITGSLISFVILLLFLRVWRPKRILSLRSVQPNGGDSKKYSRRDVIEALSAFIVLIIVVTLWTGPWSPLTKFSLVTLSQTAYSSLLHKNVAVSFAFNPFVAGTSILVSWIIISLVLRATPRIMGQAIKRSFHQYWGGILTGVFVVGLAYVFNFSGMAYSLAWKTSDLGIAFIIVSPLFGWIGCALSGSNTSTNALFGAFQVATARLTGLPVGLPPALNSVGAELAKPVAPQTASAGVSTTKYVRKEGVVIRKNLPWAIGILIYLILIGVLYAFLAPSLFVH
- a CDS encoding MFS transporter, with the translated sequence MFSHNFLIVLAAVSLAYIGFNVRVPLMRVVIGKRMSKEELSTYFTITPLFSIVLPLLASFIAQESYTIDFVVAVIFIIIVILILFVIKSIVSLTEEKHTTITSHIPFKEYSKLMREDRSELILPLVLAVNRFIFGTSFLYIPLYFTEIIKGSLLELGIMLSTETIAISLASPPSKFVSDRLGNVTTLAMTRILAAITYALLYFIKSPVIFIIVNWVGTLFIAMDNVPEVSLFSKMKTANLSMSLIDSVSTLLAISSPLIALIIWVNISPASVFLLSLLVIIPSAIMFKYKHL
- a CDS encoding amidase, which translates into the protein MIANDTNFTANGNCWQRQFNLDLEDEELKSFLSLLKLQLESYERLDSLPDYTPRVKYQRTLGRPPMKEENPYGALVWITTIKGKEEGKLKGKRICIKDNVMIAGIPMLNGSKMLEGFVPNMDATVVSRILDEAGEIVAKTTCEDLCFSGGSHTSYPWPVLNPRNPEYMAGGSSSGSAVAVASGYCDMAVGGDQGGSIRIPSSWVGIYGLKPTYGLVPYTGAFSIEPTLDHLGPMANTVKDIALLLEVIAGRDGLDPRQPDSLPQPPVKPYLNLIDGEVKGMKVGIVKEGFNWPNSEKDVDDLVSDSAKKLEDYGIKVEEVSIPLHRMGLDIWTPIGIEGATATMILGSGLGWGRKGLFETQIADLFGNSLKSRARDLPNTVKGVLMLGYFMIREYNNRYYAKARNLSIMLKEAYDEALRKYDALIMPTTPMKAMRYRSEPSFDEYFMMALGMISNTAPFDVTGHPAMNVPVGYSNGLPVGLMIVGSYFEEDKILRIANVFERMKK
- a CDS encoding peroxiredoxin yields the protein MSEGRIPLIGEKFPEMEVVTTHGKIKLPEDFKGKWFVLFSHPGDFTPVCTTEFYSFAKKYEEFKKLNTELIGLSVDSNISHIEWVMWIEKNLKVEVPFPIIADPMGNVAKRLGMIHAESSTATVRAVFIVDDKGIVRLILYYPMEIGRNIDEILRAIRALQLVDKAGVVTPANWPNNELIGDKVINPAPRTIKDAKMRLGQPFDWWFTYKEVKTT
- a CDS encoding NifB/NifX family molybdenum-iron cluster-binding protein; translated protein: MKVAIPVTNGYVSGPGEGLVVQIYEINGNEYKIIEEYENPALNATAARGVHMLKSAVDKGVNAVVVAEMGPPGFRFLQRYNVKAYLGMGLDAKTALEKLIKNELPEIKQPTHGERHGEHHH